One segment of uncultured Campylobacter sp. DNA contains the following:
- a CDS encoding ribonucleotide-diphosphate reductase subunit beta produces the protein MDRKKIYNPFSDETLTDRKVFGGNPQGILNFTKAKYQWALKLWDLMEANTWFPKEVDTTDDVRDYNFNLTSAEKRMYDLVWSQLISMDSFQTNNLADNINPYITAPEINAVLARQAYEEANHSKSYAVMVEAICENTDLIYEMEKHDDMLRRKNDYISSVYEELAGEVSDDKLLLAMVANQILEGIYFYSGFTSIYALARAGKMLGSAQMIRFIQRDEITHLLLFQNMINSVRKERADLFNKRNVDKIYEMFETAGNLEIDWGKYITDNQIMGFTDDIIEEYIHYLVDQRLLAIGLEKRYGAKHPIKWVDDFSKFNDQKSNFFESKVTNYSKGSLSFDDF, from the coding sequence ATGGATAGGAAAAAAATCTACAACCCCTTCTCCGACGAGACGCTTACCGATCGCAAGGTCTTCGGCGGCAATCCGCAGGGTATTTTAAATTTTACCAAGGCGAAATATCAATGGGCGCTGAAACTTTGGGATCTAATGGAGGCCAACACCTGGTTTCCTAAAGAGGTCGATACCACGGACGACGTGCGCGATTATAACTTCAATCTCACAAGCGCCGAGAAGCGGATGTACGATCTCGTGTGGAGCCAGCTGATATCGATGGATAGCTTTCAGACCAACAATCTCGCCGATAATATCAACCCCTACATCACGGCTCCGGAGATTAACGCAGTGCTCGCGCGCCAAGCCTACGAGGAGGCCAACCACAGCAAATCCTACGCCGTCATGGTCGAGGCGATCTGTGAGAACACCGATCTCATTTACGAGATGGAGAAGCACGACGATATGCTCCGCAGGAAAAACGACTATATCTCAAGCGTCTATGAGGAGCTTGCGGGCGAGGTTAGCGATGATAAGCTGCTGCTAGCGATGGTGGCGAATCAAATTTTAGAGGGGATCTATTTTTATAGCGGCTTTACCTCGATCTATGCGCTTGCTCGTGCGGGCAAGATGCTAGGCAGCGCGCAGATGATCCGCTTCATACAGCGCGACGAGATCACGCATCTACTGCTATTTCAAAACATGATAAATTCCGTCCGTAAGGAGCGCGCCGATCTGTTTAACAAACGCAACGTGGATAAAATTTACGAGATGTTCGAGACGGCGGGAAACTTAGAGATCGATTGGGGCAAATACATCACGGATAATCAAATAATGGGCTTTACGGACGATATCATCGAAGAATACATCCACTACCTGGTCGATCAGCGCCTGCTTGCCATCGGGCTTGAGAAGCGATACGGCGCGAAACATCCGATAAAATGGGTCGATGATTTTTCTAAATTTAACGATCAAAAGAGCAATTTTTTCGAGAGCAAAGTCACGAACTACAGCAAAGGAAGTTTGAGTTTCGATGATTTTTAG